From one Delphinus delphis chromosome 21, mDelDel1.2, whole genome shotgun sequence genomic stretch:
- the LOC138413936 gene encoding zinc finger protein 829-like, translating into MPPRPESRRKSNVSKQHGKSLSQGSFLDGQDHIHTRAKSFECPLCGKAFSTGFRLRQHKMIHTGEKPYECHLCGKTFNQRSGLRTHNKIHTGEKPHVCLLCGKAFTQTSELTRHIRTHTGEKPYECQRCGNAFSQHANLRRHERTHTGERPYECQWCGKCFSRGSSLRRHEGTQHWRESQEGPQ; encoded by the exons ATGCCTCCAAGGCCAGAGTCCAG AAGGAAAAGTAATGTCAGCAAACAGCATGGAAAATCACTTAGTCAAGGGTCATTCCTTGATGGACAGGATCACATTCACACTAGAGCTAAATCGTTTGAATGTCCTctatgtgggaaagcctttagtaCTGGCTTTAGGCTCAGGCAACACAAGATGATTCACACTG GagagaagccctatgaatgtCATCTGTGTGGGAAAACCTTTAATCAACGTTCTGGACTTCGCACACACAACAaaatccacactggagagaaaccacaTGTATGTCTTCTGTGTGGGAAGGCCTTCACTCAAACTTCTGAACTGACTCGGCACATAAGGacccacacaggagagaaaccctatgaatgtcaGCGGTGTGGGAATGCCTTCAGTCAGCATGCAAACCTGAGAAGACATGAGAGAACCCACACTGGAGAGAGGCCCTATGAATGTCAGTGGTGTGGGAAATGCTTCAGTCGTGGCTCTTCCCTGAGACGACATGAGGGAACCCAGCACTGGAGAGAAAGTCAGGAGGGCCCTCAGTAG